Genomic DNA from Streptomyces sp. PCS3-D2:
TCGATACGGACCGTCACACCCGCGAGTTGGTCCTCGACTTGGCGGATGTCGGCGTCGACCATGATCTGCGCCAATTCGGCCACCAGGACCGACGGCTTCCAGCCGAGCAGGTCATGGGCCTTCGACGCGTCGCCGATGAGGGCGTCGACCTCGCTGGGACGCTCGTACTTGGCGTCGTACCGCACGTGCTCGGTCCAGTCGAGACCGGCGTGCGAGAAGGACGACTCGACGAACTCGCGGACCGTCGCGGCCACTCCGGTGGCGACGACGTAGTCGGTGGGCTCGTCCTGCTGGAGCATCCGCCACATGGCGTCCACGTACTCGGGGGCGTAGCCCCAGTCACGGACCGCGTCGAGGTTGCCGAGGTAGAGGTGGTCCTGCAGGCCGGCCTTGATGCGGGCGACCGCACGGGTGATCTTGCGGGTCACGAAGGTCTCGCCGCGGCGCGGGGACTCGTGGTTGAAGAGGATCCCGTTGACGGCGAACATGTCGTACGCCTCGCGGTAGTTCACCGTGGTCCAGTACGCGAAGACCTTCGCGGCGCCGTACGGGCTGCGCGGGTGGAACGGGGTCCCCTCGTTCTGCGGCGGCGGGGTGGACCCGAACATCTCGGAGGACGAGGCCTGGTAGATCCGGGTGTCGACACCGCTGGCCCGGATGGCCTCCAGCAGGCGCAGCGCC
This window encodes:
- the gmd gene encoding GDP-mannose 4,6-dehydratase; this encodes MGKTALITGVTGQDGSYLAELLLSKGYTVHGLVRRSSSFNTERVDHIYQDPQTANRSFVLHHADLSDGVALVNLLRDIRPDEVYNLGAQSHVRVSFDAPLYTGDVTGLGALRLLEAIRASGVDTRIYQASSSEMFGSTPPPQNEGTPFHPRSPYGAAKVFAYWTTVNYREAYDMFAVNGILFNHESPRRGETFVTRKITRAVARIKAGLQDHLYLGNLDAVRDWGYAPEYVDAMWRMLQQDEPTDYVVATGVAATVREFVESSFSHAGLDWTEHVRYDAKYERPSEVDALIGDASKAHDLLGWKPSVLVAELAQIMVDADIRQVEDQLAGVTVRIDR